The window CTATATGGTTTACTGCATTTATTTGAGTCATGGATTATACAATAACACAATGGTTTCTCAGCAGGATTAAAACCCAAGTAcattaaaattcaattaaaagCCTGTGACAAGTGCAGCGGTTGACTCAGACTCTTATCTGGGATTGTGTCTCTGTAAAATGAACTTTGTCACTGCACTGAGGAAGGAAGATATATTTTTGTTATAACTGAATGAAATGTCAGGCTCTCTTGTATTTGAGCAAGTTCTAACATTTGTCTCTTAATTTCTGTTCCTCCCTAGTTCGCCAACTGACATCACAATGACTGAGGACTTAGACCACAGATTCAGTAGTCTCACCTGGGATCAGATTAAAATCCTGGATCAAGTTTTAGCTGAGGCCATACCTATTCATGGGAGAGGAAATTTCCCAACACTGGACGTAAAGCCGAAGGATATCATTCATGTGGTAAAGGAACAGCTCATTGAAAAGCAGATCAACGTTAGAGACATCCGCCTGAACGGTTCGACAGCCAGTCACATCCTAGTAAAGCAGAATGGAACCAGTTACAAGGACCTGGACATCATTTTTGGGGTGGAGCTCCCAAGTGAGCTGGAGTTCCAGGTTGTTAAGGAAGCAGTTCTTAATTGCCTGTTGGACTTCTTGCCAAAATGCGTTAATAAGGAAAAAATCACTGCCCAGACGATGAAAGATGCCTACGTGCAGAAGATGGTCAAAGTCTCCACCGACCACGATCGCTGGAGCCTCATCTCGCTGTCAAACAACAGCGGCAAGAACGTAGAATTAAAGTTTGTCAACTCGCTGAGACGGCAGTTTGAGTTCAGCGTGGACTCCTTCCAAATCATCCTGGACTCCATACTGAACGTTTACAGAGCAAGGGACTGCAAACTGACGGAAGATTCTCACCCCACTGTCATCGCCGAGAGTATGTACGGAGACTTCAACGAAGCAATGGACCACTTAAAATACAAACTGATTTCCACAAGGAACCCGGAGGAGATCCGAGGAGGCGGTCTCCTGAAGTACAGCAATCTCCTGGTGCGTGACTTTAAGCCGGCAGATGAGGCTGAAATTAAATCTCTGGAACGTTACATGTGCTCCAGGTTCTTCATTGATTTTCCAGATGTTGCTGAGCAGCAAAGGAAAATTGAGTCATACCTGCGCAACCACTTCAttggggaagagaaaagcaagtaTGACTACTTGATGACTCTGCGTGGAGTTGTAAACGAGAGCACAGTCTGCCTCATGGGACACGAGCGAAGACAAACTCTGAACATGATCACAATTTTGGCTTTAAAAGTACTCGGAGAACAAAATATCATCCCAAATGCAGCCAATGTAACATGCTATTATCAGCCTGCTCCATATATCAGTGACAGAAACTTC is drawn from Strix uralensis isolate ZFMK-TIS-50842 chromosome 13, bStrUra1, whole genome shotgun sequence and contains these coding sequences:
- the TENT5D gene encoding terminal nucleotidyltransferase 5D, producing the protein MTEDLDHRFSSLTWDQIKILDQVLAEAIPIHGRGNFPTLDVKPKDIIHVVKEQLIEKQINVRDIRLNGSTASHILVKQNGTSYKDLDIIFGVELPSELEFQVVKEAVLNCLLDFLPKCVNKEKITAQTMKDAYVQKMVKVSTDHDRWSLISLSNNSGKNVELKFVNSLRRQFEFSVDSFQIILDSILNVYRARDCKLTEDSHPTVIAESMYGDFNEAMDHLKYKLISTRNPEEIRGGGLLKYSNLLVRDFKPADEAEIKSLERYMCSRFFIDFPDVAEQQRKIESYLRNHFIGEEKSKYDYLMTLRGVVNESTVCLMGHERRQTLNMITILALKVLGEQNIIPNAANVTCYYQPAPYISDRNFSNYYIAHGQPPIIYQPYPFHIQMQSGMV